In Deinococcus reticulitermitis, a single genomic region encodes these proteins:
- a CDS encoding EVE domain-containing protein, whose protein sequence is MPPAPTRHWLLKSEPDVFSYADLVRAGREPWNGVRNYQARNFLRQMRPGDLCLFYHSGVKPPGLAGVGRVARAAYPDDLQFDPESAHFDPRSDPADPRWSMVDVVPVRAFPRLLTLDELRALPEWEGSPLLRRGTRLSVLPVSAEQIRAALGEVGLDLGTL, encoded by the coding sequence GTGCCCCCCGCCCCGACCCGTCACTGGCTGCTCAAGTCCGAGCCCGACGTATTTTCCTACGCCGACCTCGTGCGGGCAGGCCGCGAGCCCTGGAACGGGGTGCGGAATTATCAGGCGCGCAACTTCCTGCGGCAGATGCGCCCCGGCGACCTCTGCCTCTTCTACCACTCGGGCGTCAAGCCGCCGGGCCTCGCGGGGGTGGGGCGCGTGGCGCGGGCGGCGTACCCGGATGACCTGCAATTCGACCCGGAGAGTGCCCACTTCGACCCCCGCTCGGACCCCGCCGACCCGCGCTGGAGCATGGTGGACGTGGTGCCGGTGCGGGCCTTTCCCCGCCTGCTGACCCTGGACGAGCTGCGGGCGCTGCCGGAATGGGAGGGCTCCCCGCTGTTGCGCCGGGGGACTCGCCTGAGCGTGCTGCCGGTGAGCGCCGAGCAGATTCGCGCCGCGCTGGGGGAGGTCGGCCTTGATCTCGGCACGCTTTGA
- a CDS encoding sensor histidine kinase, giving the protein MLGGWSGPDGFFQASIDALSAHVAVVAASGLIVAVNRAWLQFCEDNGGSGSDCGVGANYLAVCGDAPADLEGAPAMTRGLLAVLRGERGEFTVTYPCHAPHEQRWFRARITPVRLKEQITHAVVAHENITERELSLLALRESEARFQILTDLTPVGIVMGDMTGALEYVNQAYLRLIGHTREEFGAGLVNWLALTPPEWRRSDEAAAREVERSGLSAPYEKEYLLRDGRRVPVLLGLARYRSGERERLCGYVLDLTERKRAEEDLRELNTRLEALVEERTDELMDLNVELRSYADAVSRDLRPPVTRILGFTKLLHTRLKDRLDAPEERSFTHLRAESERVSGLLGDLHAFAGASRPQWAAASVPLGLLVTQVRSDLEPVSRGRRVEWRVGDLPTVTGDALRLRHALTQLLHNALKFTREEDTAVIEVSARRQDGEAVLWVRDNGVGFAQEDADKLFRVFSRLHGSAYEGAGVGLANVRRIAQAHGGRVWAESSPGGGATFFLALPHTPLQDPGA; this is encoded by the coding sequence ATGCTCGGCGGGTGGTCCGGCCCGGACGGGTTCTTTCAGGCGTCCATCGATGCCCTGTCGGCGCACGTGGCGGTGGTGGCGGCCTCGGGCCTGATCGTCGCCGTCAACCGGGCGTGGCTCCAGTTCTGCGAGGACAACGGCGGGTCCGGCAGCGACTGCGGCGTGGGCGCGAACTACCTCGCCGTCTGCGGGGACGCGCCGGCAGATCTGGAGGGCGCGCCGGCCATGACCCGGGGCCTGCTCGCGGTGCTGCGGGGCGAGCGGGGCGAATTCACCGTCACCTATCCCTGTCACGCGCCGCACGAGCAGCGCTGGTTCCGGGCGCGCATCACGCCGGTCAGGCTGAAAGAGCAGATCACCCACGCGGTCGTCGCCCACGAAAACATCACCGAACGCGAGCTCAGCCTGCTGGCCCTGCGCGAGAGCGAGGCACGGTTCCAGATTCTGACCGACCTCACCCCGGTAGGCATCGTGATGGGCGACATGACGGGGGCTCTGGAATATGTCAACCAGGCCTACTTGCGCCTCATCGGGCACACCCGCGAGGAATTCGGGGCGGGCCTGGTCAACTGGCTGGCCCTCACTCCGCCCGAGTGGCGGCGCAGCGACGAGGCGGCGGCCCGGGAGGTGGAGCGCTCCGGCCTCTCGGCTCCCTACGAAAAGGAGTACCTGCTGCGCGACGGGCGCCGGGTGCCGGTGCTGCTGGGGCTGGCCCGCTACCGCTCGGGCGAGCGCGAGCGGCTGTGCGGCTACGTTCTGGACCTCACCGAGCGCAAGCGGGCCGAGGAGGACCTGCGCGAGCTCAATACCCGCTTAGAAGCGCTCGTCGAGGAGCGCACGGACGAGCTGATGGACCTGAACGTCGAACTGCGCTCCTACGCCGACGCGGTCTCGCGCGATCTGCGTCCCCCGGTCACCCGCATCCTGGGCTTCACGAAGCTGCTGCACACCCGGTTAAAAGACCGCCTGGACGCGCCCGAGGAACGCAGCTTCACCCACCTGCGCGCCGAGAGCGAGCGGGTTTCCGGGCTGCTGGGCGATCTGCACGCCTTTGCCGGCGCCTCCAGGCCGCAGTGGGCGGCGGCGAGCGTGCCGCTGGGACTGCTGGTCACACAGGTCCGCTCGGATCTCGAACCCGTGTCGCGGGGGCGGCGGGTCGAGTGGCGGGTCGGGGACCTGCCCACCGTCACCGGGGACGCCCTGCGGCTCAGGCACGCCCTCACCCAGCTGCTCCACAACGCCCTGAAGTTCACTCGGGAGGAGGACACGGCGGTGATCGAGGTCAGCGCCCGGCGACAAGACGGGGAGGCCGTGCTGTGGGTGCGCGACAACGGTGTGGGATTCGCGCAGGAGGACGCGGACAAACTCTTCCGGGTCTTCTCGCGCCTGCACGGAAGCGCGTACGAAGGAGCGGGCGTCGGGCTCGCCAACGTGCGGCGCATCGCCCAGGCGCACGGCGGGCGGGTCTGGGCCGAGTCCAGTCCGGGTGGGGGGGCCACGTTCTTCCTGGCGCTGCCGCACACCCCACTCCAAGACCCCGGCGCCTGA
- the murF gene encoding UDP-N-acetylmuramoyl-tripeptide--D-alanyl-D-alanine ligase, translated as MLDPRHLPFAAQVHPQVRLARRLTWDSRDAGPDTAFVALPGEKMHGNAFVEQALAAGAPFVLTDLDVPRAVRVPDARAALIAWAQHLRARNKLVVGITGSAGKTTAKAYAAAALDAHSMPVYNTLPAIACFLIQYGESQKPLVVEMGIDHPGEMAKLVDLVRPDIGVVTSIGPAHLEQFGSVETIAQEKGLILEGRRGLVGAQAAPYFPGVDSYGFGDVTYRGEALELSPLAARFRFRGIGVILPLASRVQAEAAVLGLVLAREAGLAVADAAVRMSAVEVPGGRYRVHPGRYTVIDDAYNASPLAVRAALGALGSFPGRRISVLGTMLELGPTERELHAEVGAAAREQADLTFGVGAFAAELGDRAYASTPELTRALLREVQEGDVILVKASRGISWTPEERAARGVGLDTVVSALLEHRDQPVH; from the coding sequence ATGCTGGACCCACGCCACCTTCCTTTTGCGGCTCAGGTGCATCCGCAGGTCCGCCTCGCGCGGAGATTGACCTGGGACTCGCGCGACGCTGGACCCGACACCGCGTTCGTGGCGCTGCCCGGCGAGAAGATGCACGGCAACGCCTTTGTCGAGCAGGCCCTCGCGGCGGGCGCGCCCTTCGTCCTGACCGACCTCGACGTGCCGCGTGCCGTGCGGGTGCCGGACGCCCGCGCCGCCCTGATCGCCTGGGCGCAGCACCTGCGGGCCAGAAACAAGCTCGTGGTCGGCATCACCGGCAGTGCGGGCAAGACGACCGCCAAGGCCTACGCGGCGGCGGCGCTCGACGCCCATTCGATGCCGGTTTACAACACCTTGCCGGCCATCGCCTGCTTCCTGATTCAGTATGGCGAGAGCCAGAAGCCGCTCGTTGTCGAGATGGGCATCGACCACCCGGGCGAGATGGCTAAACTCGTCGACCTCGTGCGCCCTGACATCGGTGTGGTCACGAGCATCGGCCCCGCGCACCTTGAACAGTTCGGAAGCGTCGAGACCATCGCGCAGGAAAAGGGCCTGATCCTGGAGGGCCGGCGCGGGCTGGTCGGCGCGCAGGCGGCCCCCTATTTCCCCGGGGTGGACAGCTACGGCTTCGGCGACGTGACCTACCGGGGTGAGGCGCTGGAACTCTCGCCGCTTGCCGCGCGCTTCCGGTTCCGGGGCATCGGCGTGATCCTGCCGCTCGCCTCGCGCGTGCAGGCGGAAGCCGCCGTGCTTGGGCTGGTGCTCGCGCGGGAAGCTGGGCTGGCCGTCGCCGACGCCGCCGTGCGGATGAGCGCGGTGGAGGTGCCGGGCGGGCGCTACCGGGTCCATCCGGGCCGCTACACCGTGATCGACGACGCCTACAACGCCTCGCCGCTGGCGGTGAGGGCGGCGCTGGGCGCACTGGGCAGCTTTCCGGGCCGGCGCATCAGCGTGCTCGGGACGATGCTCGAACTCGGCCCCACGGAGCGCGAGCTGCACGCCGAGGTCGGCGCGGCGGCGCGTGAGCAGGCCGATCTCACCTTCGGCGTCGGGGCGTTCGCCGCCGAGCTCGGTGACCGGGCCTACGCCAGCACCCCTGAGCTGACCCGCGCCCTGCTGCGCGAGGTGCAGGAGGGCGACGTGATTCTGGTCAAGGCGAGCCGCGGCATCTCCTGGACCCCCGAGGAGCGCGCGGCGCGCGGCGTCGGCCTCGACACGGTGGTCAGCGCTCTGCTCGAACACCGCGATCAGCCGGTGCACTGA
- the lipA gene encoding lipoyl synthase, translated as MTQQDPNIQREQEVKFIKNGIYRKDSVPVREKKPAWLKVTIPTGQVYGEVRKIVKEHRLHTVCEEAMCPNIGECWSRGTATFMLMGHVCTRACRFCAVDTGNPMGRLDLDEPRSVADSVRLMDLKYVVLTSVDRDDLPDGGAYHFAKTVKAIKEVNPQTRVEALTPDFGGNTACVDLVLESGVDTYAQNLETVRRLTHPVRDIRASYDQTLAVLAHAKRARPDVITKTSIMLGLGETRAEIREAMEDCRAAGVDVLTFGQYLRPTMHHLPVERYVTPAEFDEIREEGMALGFMEVVSGPLVRSSYKAEQIVMDKPGGLPQHLAHLEEGSELSLI; from the coding sequence ATGACCCAGCAGGACCCCAACATTCAGCGCGAGCAGGAAGTCAAGTTCATCAAAAACGGCATCTACCGCAAGGACTCGGTGCCGGTGCGCGAGAAGAAGCCCGCCTGGCTCAAGGTCACCATTCCCACCGGGCAGGTGTATGGCGAGGTCCGCAAGATCGTCAAGGAGCACCGCCTGCACACGGTCTGCGAGGAGGCGATGTGCCCCAACATCGGCGAGTGCTGGTCACGCGGCACGGCCACCTTCATGCTGATGGGCCACGTCTGCACCCGCGCCTGCCGCTTCTGCGCCGTGGACACCGGCAACCCGATGGGGAGGCTCGATCTCGACGAGCCGCGCAGCGTGGCCGACTCGGTGCGGCTGATGGACCTCAAATACGTCGTGCTCACCTCGGTGGACCGCGACGACCTGCCCGACGGCGGCGCCTACCACTTCGCCAAGACGGTGAAGGCGATCAAGGAGGTCAACCCCCAGACCCGCGTGGAGGCCCTGACCCCCGACTTCGGCGGCAACACGGCTTGCGTGGACCTCGTGCTGGAGAGCGGCGTGGACACCTACGCCCAGAACCTGGAGACCGTGCGGCGCCTGACCCACCCGGTCCGCGACATCCGCGCGAGCTACGACCAGACGCTCGCCGTCCTGGCCCACGCCAAGAGAGCCCGCCCCGACGTGATCACCAAGACCTCGATCATGCTGGGCCTCGGCGAGACCCGCGCGGAGATTCGCGAAGCGATGGAAGATTGCCGCGCCGCCGGGGTGGACGTGCTCACTTTCGGCCAGTACCTGCGCCCCACCATGCATCACCTCCCCGTCGAGCGCTACGTCACCCCCGCCGAGTTCGACGAGATTCGGGAAGAAGGGATGGCCCTCGGCTTCATGGAAGTCGTCTCGGGGCCGCTCGTGCGCTCGTCGTACAAGGCCGAGCAGATCGTGATGGACAAGCCCGGGGGGCTCCCGCAGCACCTCGCGCATCTGGAAGAGGGCAGCGAACTGAGCCTGATCTGA
- a CDS encoding GNAT family N-acetyltransferase produces the protein MPELVRPSEQHQGSFLAAVREAQATGSGLGDTLAWDPAELEAEFPAFLTHLHRYEPGNALPNGFVYSEVWWLVEGGEYLGRVNIRHTLNERLREFGGHIGYEVRPSARRRGHATRMLRLALARAHALGIERALVTCDVNNLGSRAVIEANSGELEGEFQLAFHPVPIRRYWVPTAPARSVEPVKRTRVH, from the coding sequence ATGCCTGAACTCGTGCGCCCCTCTGAACAGCATCAGGGCAGCTTTCTGGCTGCCGTGCGCGAAGCCCAGGCGACAGGCAGCGGCCTCGGCGACACCCTGGCCTGGGACCCTGCCGAGCTGGAGGCGGAGTTCCCCGCCTTCCTGACGCACCTGCACCGCTACGAGCCGGGGAACGCGCTTCCGAACGGCTTCGTTTACTCCGAGGTGTGGTGGCTGGTGGAGGGGGGCGAGTACCTGGGCCGCGTGAACATCCGCCACACCCTGAATGAGCGGCTGCGCGAGTTCGGCGGCCACATCGGCTATGAAGTGCGGCCCTCGGCGCGGCGGCGCGGGCACGCCACCCGGATGCTGCGCCTCGCTCTGGCGCGCGCCCACGCCCTCGGCATCGAGCGGGCGCTCGTGACCTGCGACGTGAACAACCTCGGCTCGCGGGCCGTGATCGAGGCGAACAGCGGTGAGTTGGAAGGCGAATTCCAGCTCGCCTTCCACCCGGTTCCGATTCGGCGTTACTGGGTACCCACAGCGCCAGCCCGGTCAGTCGAGCCGGTAAAGCGCACCCGCGTCCACTGA
- a CDS encoding CBS domain-containing protein, whose amino-acid sequence MTFTELRVRDAMHQRAMTINPNDTLPSAAALMDQLGIKRVPVVFEGKVVGLLTDGEVKRRLPRVSQGLTAWEFAAQAGRVRVRDAMHQPVHTLRPGDTLSRALHTMLDRRIGGLPVVGEQDDLLGMLTLTDILRAGAKTPDPAWGSVGEHMSRDVVSVTSHAPASEGVAKLRQGRRRVLPVLEGGMLLGVLHEVDVAAALEREAASEPRPPHLAHPGRTAVPPVPEHWTVRDLMRAPTGRVRPETPLGEVMAKMLELDVHGLPVVDSGDHVVGVVTISDVLKAVLGGPQP is encoded by the coding sequence ATGACGTTTACCGAACTGCGCGTGCGCGACGCCATGCACCAGCGGGCCATGACCATCAATCCCAACGACACCCTGCCGAGCGCCGCCGCGCTGATGGACCAGCTGGGAATCAAGCGGGTCCCGGTGGTGTTTGAGGGCAAAGTCGTGGGCCTGCTGACCGACGGCGAGGTCAAGCGCCGGCTGCCGCGCGTGAGCCAGGGGCTGACGGCCTGGGAATTCGCCGCGCAGGCCGGGCGGGTGCGGGTACGCGACGCGATGCACCAGCCGGTGCACACGCTGCGCCCTGGCGACACGCTCTCGCGGGCGCTGCACACGATGCTAGACCGCCGCATCGGGGGCCTGCCGGTCGTGGGGGAACAGGACGACCTGCTCGGGATGCTGACCCTGACCGACATCCTGCGGGCGGGCGCCAAAACTCCTGATCCCGCGTGGGGTAGCGTCGGAGAACACATGAGCCGCGACGTCGTGTCGGTGACCTCCCACGCCCCCGCGAGTGAGGGCGTCGCCAAGTTGCGCCAGGGCCGGCGGCGGGTGCTGCCGGTGCTGGAGGGCGGCATGCTGCTGGGGGTGCTGCACGAGGTCGACGTGGCGGCGGCGCTGGAGCGCGAGGCGGCGAGCGAGCCCCGGCCCCCCCATCTCGCGCACCCGGGCCGCACGGCTGTGCCGCCGGTTCCGGAGCACTGGACGGTGCGTGACCTGATGCGCGCTCCCACCGGGCGCGTGCGGCCCGAGACCCCGCTCGGCGAGGTGATGGCCAAGATGCTGGAACTTGACGTCCACGGCCTGCCGGTCGTGGATTCAGGCGACCACGTCGTCGGCGTGGTCACGATCAGCGACGTGCTCAAGGCGGTGCTGGGCGGGCCTCAGCCCTGA
- a CDS encoding PQQ-binding-like beta-propeller repeat protein, producing MLPSWRMWFVVALLAGAVQAQPQPVQPPAYQGPNGQGQAAYAGVRELRPLWTAKIDKAEYGQKAVLTAGNRVLLRVGGGVQARDLATGKLIWQVPGAELRATAESGVLTTEGKQLTLRRLDTGRVLWRTPLTDVYDVQVQGGAVYVTTPAGAQALSLGTGRTRWQFKQPELTRFAGTLPGIVFWNASQGEPHFPAVYALDGTSGAVLYRFGGTVGPLAAQDGQVLLKDFGVIGPDDRAELTWVDARSGQVRRKVTLQADFQCPGTSLVQRRGDEGFFAAPFFYLSDRCGTRLTQFQDDPKAKGDTPQAPLRTFAAPDDGRFRLGPVEGLLLFESWGGEARLIRATGDSPVNFNGAEMPTGAGTVLPGSGPVSRADVLGDRLSLGRTDGTLLAYDLAVRKAAYFVRLPWRGFGPTLRAGSYAVLTTVDQVAVVREAP from the coding sequence ATGCTCCCTTCCTGGCGGATGTGGTTCGTCGTCGCCCTGCTGGCCGGCGCGGTTCAGGCGCAGCCCCAGCCGGTTCAACCTCCCGCCTACCAGGGGCCGAACGGGCAGGGCCAGGCGGCGTACGCGGGGGTGCGGGAGCTTCGGCCCCTGTGGACCGCCAAGATCGACAAGGCGGAGTACGGTCAAAAGGCGGTGCTCACCGCAGGAAACCGGGTGCTCCTGCGCGTCGGCGGCGGCGTGCAGGCCCGCGACCTGGCGACGGGGAAACTCATATGGCAGGTGCCGGGCGCCGAGCTGCGGGCGACGGCGGAAAGCGGCGTCCTGACCACCGAAGGAAAGCAACTCACCCTGCGCCGCCTGGACACGGGCCGGGTCCTCTGGCGCACGCCGCTCACCGACGTGTACGACGTTCAGGTGCAAGGAGGGGCGGTCTACGTCACCACCCCTGCGGGAGCGCAGGCCCTGAGCCTGGGGACAGGCCGAACCCGCTGGCAGTTCAAGCAGCCCGAACTCACGAGGTTTGCGGGAACGCTGCCCGGCATCGTGTTCTGGAACGCTTCGCAGGGCGAGCCTCATTTTCCGGCGGTCTATGCGCTCGACGGGACGAGCGGCGCCGTGCTCTACCGCTTCGGCGGCACCGTCGGGCCGTTGGCCGCGCAGGACGGCCAGGTGCTGCTCAAAGATTTCGGCGTCATTGGCCCCGATGACCGCGCCGAGCTGACCTGGGTGGACGCACGTTCGGGCCAGGTTCGGCGGAAAGTGACGCTCCAGGCCGATTTCCAGTGTCCTGGGACGAGCCTGGTCCAGCGCCGTGGGGACGAAGGCTTCTTCGCGGCGCCCTTCTTCTACCTCAGTGACCGCTGCGGCACGCGCCTGACGCAGTTTCAGGACGATCCAAAGGCCAAGGGGGACACGCCGCAGGCTCCGCTGCGGACCTTCGCCGCGCCGGATGACGGGCGCTTCCGCCTCGGCCCGGTGGAGGGGCTGCTGCTGTTCGAAAGCTGGGGGGGGGAGGCGCGGCTGATTCGGGCGACGGGAGATTCGCCGGTCAACTTCAACGGGGCCGAGATGCCGACCGGCGCCGGCACGGTGCTGCCGGGAAGCGGGCCGGTGTCGCGCGCCGATGTGCTCGGTGACCGGCTCTCCCTCGGGCGGACCGACGGGACGCTGCTCGCCTACGACCTCGCCGTGAGGAAGGCTGCCTATTTCGTGCGGCTGCCCTGGCGCGGCTTCGGGCCCACGTTGCGGGCGGGGAGCTACGCGGTGCTGACCACTGTGGACCAGGTGGCGGTGGTGCGGGAAGCGCCCTGA
- the pilM gene encoding type IV pilus assembly protein PilM produces MSSLVDRFRSRPPAIGVEIGTSAIKVVALKPGLPPSLQHAVMVPTPIGSMRDGLVVEPQAVATELRTLLDEHGIQARHAVTAVPNQAAVTRNILMPRMERKDLQDAIKWEAERYIPYPIDEVTLDYDLLDDPAAVPEDGQMEVVIAAAPTAAVNSQIEVLRLAGLEPSVVDLKNFAALRALRGNLLGAHLTGHTLSGLNYTEAGEVALVMEIGASSSVINLVRGDRILMTRNIGVAADDFTTALQKAFDLDFAAAEDVKLGYATASTPTEEEEDLLNFDHRREQYSPARVFEVVRPVLADLVTELRRSLEFYRVQSGDVVIDRTFLAGGGAKLRGLSQAISDALGLQVEVASPWLTVQTDQAGVDPGYLQSNAPEFTVPLGLALRGVTGRG; encoded by the coding sequence ATGTCGAGCCTCGTTGATCGTTTTCGCAGTCGCCCCCCGGCCATTGGTGTGGAAATCGGCACCAGCGCCATTAAGGTGGTCGCGCTCAAACCGGGCTTGCCGCCCTCGCTCCAGCACGCCGTGATGGTCCCGACCCCCATCGGGTCCATGCGTGACGGTCTGGTGGTCGAGCCGCAGGCGGTCGCGACCGAACTGCGTACATTGCTCGACGAGCACGGCATCCAGGCCCGGCACGCGGTCACGGCCGTGCCGAACCAGGCGGCCGTCACCCGCAACATCCTGATGCCGCGCATGGAGCGCAAGGACTTGCAAGACGCGATCAAGTGGGAGGCCGAGCGCTACATTCCCTACCCCATCGACGAGGTCACGCTCGACTACGACCTGCTTGATGATCCGGCGGCGGTTCCCGAAGACGGTCAGATGGAGGTGGTGATCGCGGCGGCGCCCACCGCTGCCGTGAACAGTCAGATCGAGGTGCTGCGGCTCGCCGGCCTGGAGCCGAGCGTCGTGGACCTCAAGAACTTCGCCGCCCTGCGTGCGCTGCGGGGCAACCTGCTCGGTGCCCATCTGACCGGACACACCCTGAGCGGCCTCAACTACACCGAGGCGGGCGAGGTGGCCCTCGTGATGGAGATCGGTGCGAGCAGTTCGGTGATCAACCTCGTGCGCGGCGACCGCATCCTGATGACGCGCAACATCGGTGTGGCGGCGGACGACTTCACGACCGCGCTGCAAAAGGCCTTCGACCTCGATTTCGCTGCGGCAGAAGACGTCAAGCTCGGCTACGCGACGGCGAGCACGCCGACCGAGGAAGAGGAGGACCTGCTCAACTTCGATCATCGGCGCGAGCAGTACAGCCCGGCGCGTGTGTTTGAGGTCGTGCGGCCCGTACTCGCCGACCTGGTCACCGAGTTGCGCCGCTCACTGGAATTTTACCGCGTGCAAAGCGGAGACGTCGTGATCGACCGGACCTTCCTTGCGGGCGGCGGGGCCAAGCTGCGCGGCCTGAGCCAGGCGATCAGTGACGCCCTCGGGCTTCAGGTCGAGGTGGCCTCGCCCTGGCTCACGGTGCAGACTGACCAGGCCGGCGTCGATCCCGGCTACCTTCAGAGCAACGCTCCGGAATTCACCGTGCCACTCGGCCTCGCGCTGCGGGGGGTGACGGGCCGTGGTTGA
- the lipB gene encoding lipoyl(octanoyl) transferase LipB, protein MTASAFDILDLGLMPYPEAWARQKEHHARVADGGRPTLLLVEHPAVLTLGRKAREGENIVVTRDSLAAQGIEVFEVERGGDVTYHGPGQLVAYAIFPVGRRVRDFLRLLEQSVVTALHTLGLPDARPNPGYAGVYVADREVNGLTRHQKICSIGVAVKRDVALHGVGLNVTANLGHFDLIVPCGLTGTQMTSVAREYELRGLGRQASVNAAKQALADAFETTFTGYDWSLPARVSVLSGAAG, encoded by the coding sequence GTGACCGCTTCGGCTTTCGACATCCTCGATCTCGGCCTGATGCCCTACCCCGAGGCCTGGGCGCGGCAAAAGGAGCACCACGCCCGCGTGGCGGACGGGGGGCGGCCCACACTGCTGCTCGTCGAGCACCCCGCCGTGCTGACCCTCGGGCGCAAGGCACGGGAGGGGGAGAACATCGTGGTCACGCGCGACTCCCTCGCGGCGCAGGGCATCGAGGTCTTCGAGGTCGAGCGCGGCGGCGACGTGACCTACCACGGCCCCGGCCAGCTCGTCGCCTACGCGATTTTCCCCGTCGGGCGGCGGGTGCGCGACTTTCTGCGGCTGCTTGAGCAGAGTGTGGTGACGGCGCTGCACACCCTCGGCCTCCCCGACGCGCGGCCCAATCCGGGGTATGCGGGGGTGTACGTCGCGGACCGCGAAGTGAACGGGCTCACGCGCCACCAGAAAATCTGCTCCATCGGCGTGGCGGTGAAGCGCGACGTAGCGCTGCACGGCGTCGGGCTGAACGTCACGGCGAATCTTGGTCACTTCGACCTCATCGTGCCGTGTGGCCTCACCGGCACCCAGATGACGAGCGTGGCGCGCGAATACGAGTTGCGCGGCCTCGGGCGTCAGGCGAGCGTGAATGCGGCCAAACAGGCGCTCGCGGACGCGTTTGAAACCACCTTCACTGGCTATGATTGGAGCCTGCCGGCGCGCGTTTCCGTGCTCAGCGGCGCGGCGGGCTGA
- the pilO gene encoding type 4a pilus biogenesis protein PilO, with amino-acid sequence MKGKLTPQHLFLLTLLGSLLLGYLVYLTMIQPRQQAINALGEEISLRQLTRAQYQAAASQIPALRSEVGRLEQEREQFLRALPTTANFAQVVDDLRRTIEAAGGELVNLSFTSGSDAKGAALPAGVKPIGMTLDVGGQYAELFQVLRSLELQRRFTTVDSVSLQAPAEDAGTPNLSGTLGLTVYVFDAAQATGSAAAGATPDAGTPAPAAPESGGTQ; translated from the coding sequence ATGAAGGGCAAGCTGACGCCCCAACACCTGTTTTTGCTCACGCTGCTCGGAAGCCTCCTGCTCGGCTACCTCGTCTACCTGACGATGATCCAGCCACGGCAGCAGGCGATCAATGCGCTGGGCGAGGAGATCTCGTTGCGGCAGCTCACCCGGGCGCAGTATCAGGCGGCGGCCAGCCAGATTCCCGCGCTGCGCTCCGAGGTCGGGCGCCTCGAACAGGAGCGCGAGCAGTTCCTGCGGGCCTTGCCCACCACCGCCAACTTTGCCCAGGTGGTCGACGATCTGCGCCGGACCATCGAGGCGGCCGGGGGAGAACTCGTCAACCTGAGCTTCACCTCGGGCTCGGACGCCAAAGGCGCGGCGCTGCCGGCCGGCGTCAAGCCGATCGGAATGACGCTCGATGTCGGCGGCCAGTACGCCGAGCTGTTTCAGGTGCTGCGTAGCCTCGAACTCCAGCGCCGCTTCACGACCGTGGACAGCGTGAGCCTTCAGGCGCCCGCAGAGGACGCGGGCACGCCCAACCTGAGCGGCACGCTGGGCCTGACGGTCTACGTCTTCGACGCGGCCCAGGCAACCGGCAGCGCCGCGGCGGGCGCGACTCCCGACGCCGGTACGCCCGCGCCCGCCGCGCCTGAATCTGGAGGTACGCAATGA